The proteins below are encoded in one region of Doryrhamphus excisus isolate RoL2022-K1 chromosome 4, RoL_Dexc_1.0, whole genome shotgun sequence:
- the LOC131128360 gene encoding protein-lysine 6-oxidase-like isoform X2, whose translation MYNLRCAAEENCLASSASSAHEYDTRVLLRFPQRVKNQGTSDFLPSKPRYSWEWHSCHNHFHSMDEFSLYELLDAKTLQAVAEGHKASFCLEDTSCEAGYYRRYACTSHTQGLSPGCYDTYNADIDCQWIDITDVSPGKYILKVTVNPKQTVPEASFENNVVRCDVHYTGSAAHLSGCRASS comes from the exons ATGTACAACCTACGCTGTGCTGCCGAGGAGAACTGCCTCGCCTC TTCTGCGTCTTCCGCCCACGAATACGACACCAGGGTTCTCTTGAGGTTCCCTCAGCGCGTCAAGAACCAGGGGACATCCGACTTCCTGCCCAGCAAACCTCGCTACTCCTGGGAGTGGCACAGCTGTCACAA TCACTTTCACAGCATGGACGAGTTCAGCTTGTACGAGCTGCTGGACGCCAAGACGCTCCAGGCGGTGGCCGAGGGACACAAGGCCAGCTTCTGTCTGGAGGACACGTCCTGCGAGGCCGGATACTACCGACGCTACGCCTGCACCTCGCACACGCAG GGTTTGAGTCCCGGCTGCTACGACACCTACAACGCGGACATAGACTGTCAGTGGATCGACATCACCGACGTTTCTCCTGGGAAGTACATCCTGAAG GTGACCGTCAACCCCAAGCAGACTGTACCGGAAGCCAGCTTTGAAAACAACGTGGTCCGCTGTGACGTCCACTACACCGGAAGTGCTGCCCACTTGTCAGGGTGCCGGGCCAGCTCAtga
- the sncaip gene encoding synphilin-1: MEMEAPEYLDLDEIDFSDDAVYSVNIPELSRRNDAQTEERLAPSCIGWSRGVSSYGGGGGIKPTGLAEVHSKFRPVKRVSPLKHQPETPESDPDGKVPGQEAGVGEAAKDKPPPCEGAGGKVKVVEGGAGGAVFGDLEHYDLDMDEILDVPYIKSSQHPSTLPRPPPARSILPGGTLERNHRAKTSSLAHGEPSGASQTPSCLLSPHLRKSTSMDPDVLHRPPAAYQQEALTSSLLSCSSSMSSFSDGGMGPDKLLSARVYPEAQIQRAGVEAPGGSVLTFPLLGGGSARPPAPGVRALSGGSDADEESKKKQNIINIVREGQISLLPHLAADNLALIRDQDGNNLLHVSASQGHAECLQHLTSLMGEDGLNERNAQQLTPAGLGVKNGHLECVRWMVSETEAIAELSCTREHPSLIHYAARYGQEKVLLWLLQFMQEQAISLDEVDHNGNTGVHVAAQYGHLTCIQTLVEYGSNVTVHNQQGERPSQVAERQGHSTCARYLVVVETCMSLASQVVKLTKQLSEQAAEKLMLQKQLHRLDQSPGAPPSGHPPPLEARPEMTAEGTPGDGHWVLRQGGAGPDSAPRQLTGKEGPECSRPPLAVGAASRDGPRRNALAEKRELKLARLKQIMQRSLSESDSDAYPPEEAKKHLAPPTHPTRPDRPTQLPIADEEPASKHLQLVMRKHLPSSADKKTAFSPSPTSSDPEVADARTPDTPGEADCGPKVATSPKSALKSPSSRRKTSHNLKLRVTFDEHVHQSQEAEPSRGKEKTPAGSSESKRPFGAFRSIMESLSGNANHNNSNSPAKRAEPRSSPAGGGAAKAKTRSGNV, encoded by the exons ATGGAGATGGAGGCTCCTGAGTATTTGGACCTGGATGAGATTGACTTCTCTGACGACGCTGTG taTTCTGTCAACATTCCCGAATTATCCAGGCGGAATGATGCTCAGACTGAGGAGAGACTCG ccccGTCCTGCATCGGCTGGAGCCGTGGGGTGTCCTCTTACGGTGGCGGAGGGGGGATCAAACCCACGGGTCTGGCTGAGGTCCACAGCAAGTTCCGTCCGGTGAAGCGGGTCTCGCCCCTCAAACACCAGCCCGAGACGCCCGAGTCGGACCCGGACGGGAAGGTCCCAGGCCAGGAGGCCGGAGTCGGGGAGGCGGCTAAAGACAAGCCTCCTCCGTgcgagggggcggggggcaagGTGAAGGTTGTGGAGGGAGGCGCAGGGGGAGCGGTGTTTGGGGATCTGGAGCACTACGACCTGGACATGGACGAGATCCTGGACGTCCCCTACATCAAGTCCAGCCAGCACCCGTCCACGCTGCCTCGCCCCCCTCCCGCACGGAGCATCCTGCCGGGAGGCACCCTGGAGAGGAACCACCGAGCCAAAACCTCCTCTTTGGCGCACGGCGAGCCCTCCGGCGCCTCCCAGACGCCG TCATGTCTTCTGTCTCCTCACCTGAGGAAGTCCACGTCCATGGACCCTGATGTCCTCCACCGCCCACCAGCAGCCTACCAGCAGGAGGCGCTTACCTCCTCACTCCTCAGCTGCTCCTCGTCCATGTCCTCCTTCTCTGACGGAG GGATGGGTCCAGACAAGCTGCTGTCTGCGAGGGTCTACCCTGAGGCGCAGATCCAGAGGGCGGGCGTGGAGGCCCCAGGGGGCTCCGTGCTGACGTTCCCGCTGCTGGGGGGCGGCTCGGCCAGGCCCCCGGCCCCGGGCGTGAGGGCTCTGAGCGGAGGATCGGATGCGGACGAGGAGAGCAAGAAGAAGCAGAACATCATCAACATCGTGAGGGAGGGCCAGATCTCCCTCCTG CCTCACCTGGCCGCCGACAACCTGGCGCTGATCCGGGACCAGGACGGGAACAACCTGCTGCACGTGTCGGCCTCCCAAGGTCACGCCGAGTGTCTGCAGCACCTCACCTCCCTCATGGGCGAGGACGGCCTCAACGAGCGCAACGCTCAGCAGCTCACGCCCGCCGGCCTCGGCGTCAAG AACGGACACCTGGAGTGCGTGAGGTGGATGGTGAGCGAGACGGAGGCCATCGCCGAGCTCAGCTGCACCCGGGAACATCCCAGCCTCATCCACTACGCCGCACGCTACGGACAG GAGAAGGTGCTGCTGTGGTTGCTGCAGTTCATGCAGGAGCAGGCCATCTCCCTGGATGAGGTGGACCACAACGGGAACACGGGCGTGCACGTGGCGGCGCAGTATGGTCACCTGACATGCATACAG acccTGGTGGAGTACGGCTCCAACGTGACGGTCCACAACCAGCAGGGGGAGCGCCCGTCCCAGGTGGCGGAGCGTCAGGGTCACAGCACGTGCGCCCGCTACCTGGTGGTGGTGGAGACGTGCATGTCGCTGGCCTCGCAGGTGGTCAAACTCACCAAGCAGCTGAGCGA GCAGGCGGCGGAGAAGCTGATGCTCCAGAAGCAACTCCACAGACTGGACCAGTCACCCGGAGCGCCCCCCAG tggGCATCCGCCCCCCCTGGAGGCACGGCCGGAGATGACGGCCGAGGGGACGCCCGGCGACGGCCACTGGGTGCTCCGTCAGGGAGGGGCGGGGCCGGACTCGGCGCCGCGCCAGCTGACGGGTAAGGAGGGCCCCGAATGCTCCAGGCCTCCTCTGGCGGTAGGGGCGGCCAGCAGGGACGGCCCCCGTCGGAACGCCCTGGCGGAGAAGCGGGAGCTAAAGCTGGCCCGGCTCAAGCAGATCATGCAGCGCTCGCTCAGCGAGTCCGACTCCGACGCGTACCCGCCGGAGGAGGCGAAGAAGCACCTAGCCCCGCCCACTCATCCCACGCGACCCGATAGGCCGACCCAGCTGCCGATCGCAGACGAGGAGCCCGCGTCAAAGCACCTGCAGCTCGTGATGAGGAAGCACCTCCCCTCCTCCGCGGACAAGAAGACCGCCTTTAGCCCCTCCCCCACCTCCAGCGACCCCGAGGTCGCAGACGCCAGGACGCCAGACACCCCGGGCGAGGCAGACTGCGGCCCCAAAGTGGCCACCAGCCCCAAAAGCGCCCTAAAGTCCCCGTCGTCCCGCAGGAAGACGTCCCACAACCTGAAACTGAGGGTGACCTTTGACGAGCACGTGCATCAGAGCCAGGAGGCGGAGCCTAGCAGAGGGAAGGAGAAGACGCCCGCAGGAAGCTCGGAGAGCAAGCGCCCTTTCGGGGCCTTCCGCTCCATCATGGAGAGCCTGAGTGGGAACGCCAACCACAACAACAGCAACTCTCCCGCCAAGAGGGCGGAGCCCAGGAGCAGCCCGGCGGGGGGCGGGGCTGCCAAGGCCAAGACCAGAAGCGGGAACGTGTGA
- the rnf214 gene encoding RING finger protein 214 isoform X1, whose amino-acid sequence MDANSDRMEALADELTSVTIKDMQEKSFQTDEWMESTTGDSGTNTDTDWGAQVAAMLAYSEVLAREHKELVKRREQDEGERGKQTQQLEKKKAQATRQHQVLLEKLDSLRVKLQLNNSKSSRKNFLSKKQELTSERSRAEEEENRLARELQETDAKLAALMEEQSEEQRRWKEELEKQREELQRVAKEAKEAEKAALQDELAAVKMQRDVAMGRIKTWLAEVVQYLGVLQEAFPHQYQQEKPGWAGKEAAVRQNQDELQKRFQEVLQQLQQGRDLESLPRINVPTLPHIPMADLKFRQLMASLCPTPPYRHPLSYQPPPQHRPRHYPPPPHYLQRHPAPPQLYSPYVRAPARVTPPPSHSPTPPAYPPLASTPPPSSGPLDKVLDKLGARFPHCSRNQLTRVLQQVKTARGTLAGMSVDQLTEQVGLKLAQAGDALPKGPPHGAAGPSKLCLICQNAVDPDSRHPLSCSHTIHRDCIRIWIQSRPHNACPFCATK is encoded by the exons ATGGATGCTAACTCGGACAGAATGGAGGCTCTCGCCGACGAGTTGACGAGCGTAACGATAAAAG ACATGCAGGAGAAGTCCTTCCAGACGGACGAGTGGATGGAGTCCACGACCGGCGACTCGGGCACCAACACGGACACGGACTGGGGGGCGcaggtggcggccatgttggcgtACAGCGAGGTCCTGGCCAGAGAACACAAAGAGCTGGTGAAGAGGCGGGAACAGGACGAAGGCGAGCGAGGCAAGCAGACGCAGCagctggagaagaagaaggcgCAGGCCACACGCCAGCATCAG GTCCTGCTGGAGAAGCTGGACTCGCTTCGAGTGAAGCTGCAGCTGAACAACTCCAAGAGCAGCAGGAAGAACTTCCTGTCCAAGAAGCAGGAGTTGACCTCGGAGAGGAGCCgcgctgaggaggaggagaacag GCTGGCCAGGGAGCTGCAGGAGACCGACGCCAAGCTGGCGGCGCTGATGGAGGAGCAGAGCGAGGAGCAACGGCGCTGgaaggaggagctggagaagcaGAGGGAGGAGCTGCAGCGAGTCGCCAAGGAGGCCAAGGAGGCGGAGAAGGCGGCCCTGCAGGACGAGCTGGCCGCCGTGAAGATGCAGCGGGACGTGGCCATGGGGCGCATCAAGACCTGGCTCGCCGAG GTGGTCCAGTACCTGGGCGTCCTGCAGGAGGCCTTCCCTCATCAGTACCAGCAGGAGAAGCCCGGCTGGGCCGGCAAGGAGGCCGCCGTGCGCCAGAACCAGGACGAGCTGCAGAAACGCTTCCAGGAAGTCCTGCAGCAGCTCCAGCAGGGCCGCGACCTGGAATCCCTCCCCAGGATCAACGTGCCCACCCTGCCGCACATCCCCATG GCCGACCTCAAGTTCAGACAGCTGATGGCCTCGCTGTGTCCCACCCCCCCATACAGACACCCACTCTCTTACCAGCCGCCCCCTCAGCACCGCCCCAGACACTACCCGCCGCCCCCGCACTACCTGCAGCGCCACCCCGCGCCCCCGCAGCTGTACTCCCCTTACGTCAGGGCTCCTGCCAGGGTGACCCCGCCTCCCAGCCACTCGCCGACCCCGCCCGCCTACCCGCCGCTTGCCTCCACGCCCCCCCCGTCCTCCGGCCCCCTGGACAAGGTGCTGGACAAGCTGGGGGCTCGCTTCCCGCACTGCAGCAGAAACCAGCTGACGCGGGTGCTGCAGCAGGTGAAGACCGCCCGAGGAACACTGGCGGGGATGTCCGTGGACCAGCTGACCGAGCAGGTGGGCCTCAAGCTGGCCCAAGCTGGCGACGCCCTCCCGAAGGGGCCGCCGCACGGCGCCGCCGGACCCAGCAAGCTGTGCCTCATCTGCCAGAACGCCGTGGACCCCGACAGTCGCCACCCGCTGAGCTGCTCCCACACCATCCACAGGGACTGCATCCGCATCTGGATCCAGTCCAGACCCCACAACGCCTGCCCCTTCTGTGCCACCAAGTGA
- the rnf214 gene encoding RING finger protein 214 isoform X2 — protein MQEKSFQTDEWMESTTGDSGTNTDTDWGAQVAAMLAYSEVLAREHKELVKRREQDEGERGKQTQQLEKKKAQATRQHQVLLEKLDSLRVKLQLNNSKSSRKNFLSKKQELTSERSRAEEEENRLARELQETDAKLAALMEEQSEEQRRWKEELEKQREELQRVAKEAKEAEKAALQDELAAVKMQRDVAMGRIKTWLAEVVQYLGVLQEAFPHQYQQEKPGWAGKEAAVRQNQDELQKRFQEVLQQLQQGRDLESLPRINVPTLPHIPMADLKFRQLMASLCPTPPYRHPLSYQPPPQHRPRHYPPPPHYLQRHPAPPQLYSPYVRAPARVTPPPSHSPTPPAYPPLASTPPPSSGPLDKVLDKLGARFPHCSRNQLTRVLQQVKTARGTLAGMSVDQLTEQVGLKLAQAGDALPKGPPHGAAGPSKLCLICQNAVDPDSRHPLSCSHTIHRDCIRIWIQSRPHNACPFCATK, from the exons ATGCAGGAGAAGTCCTTCCAGACGGACGAGTGGATGGAGTCCACGACCGGCGACTCGGGCACCAACACGGACACGGACTGGGGGGCGcaggtggcggccatgttggcgtACAGCGAGGTCCTGGCCAGAGAACACAAAGAGCTGGTGAAGAGGCGGGAACAGGACGAAGGCGAGCGAGGCAAGCAGACGCAGCagctggagaagaagaaggcgCAGGCCACACGCCAGCATCAG GTCCTGCTGGAGAAGCTGGACTCGCTTCGAGTGAAGCTGCAGCTGAACAACTCCAAGAGCAGCAGGAAGAACTTCCTGTCCAAGAAGCAGGAGTTGACCTCGGAGAGGAGCCgcgctgaggaggaggagaacag GCTGGCCAGGGAGCTGCAGGAGACCGACGCCAAGCTGGCGGCGCTGATGGAGGAGCAGAGCGAGGAGCAACGGCGCTGgaaggaggagctggagaagcaGAGGGAGGAGCTGCAGCGAGTCGCCAAGGAGGCCAAGGAGGCGGAGAAGGCGGCCCTGCAGGACGAGCTGGCCGCCGTGAAGATGCAGCGGGACGTGGCCATGGGGCGCATCAAGACCTGGCTCGCCGAG GTGGTCCAGTACCTGGGCGTCCTGCAGGAGGCCTTCCCTCATCAGTACCAGCAGGAGAAGCCCGGCTGGGCCGGCAAGGAGGCCGCCGTGCGCCAGAACCAGGACGAGCTGCAGAAACGCTTCCAGGAAGTCCTGCAGCAGCTCCAGCAGGGCCGCGACCTGGAATCCCTCCCCAGGATCAACGTGCCCACCCTGCCGCACATCCCCATG GCCGACCTCAAGTTCAGACAGCTGATGGCCTCGCTGTGTCCCACCCCCCCATACAGACACCCACTCTCTTACCAGCCGCCCCCTCAGCACCGCCCCAGACACTACCCGCCGCCCCCGCACTACCTGCAGCGCCACCCCGCGCCCCCGCAGCTGTACTCCCCTTACGTCAGGGCTCCTGCCAGGGTGACCCCGCCTCCCAGCCACTCGCCGACCCCGCCCGCCTACCCGCCGCTTGCCTCCACGCCCCCCCCGTCCTCCGGCCCCCTGGACAAGGTGCTGGACAAGCTGGGGGCTCGCTTCCCGCACTGCAGCAGAAACCAGCTGACGCGGGTGCTGCAGCAGGTGAAGACCGCCCGAGGAACACTGGCGGGGATGTCCGTGGACCAGCTGACCGAGCAGGTGGGCCTCAAGCTGGCCCAAGCTGGCGACGCCCTCCCGAAGGGGCCGCCGCACGGCGCCGCCGGACCCAGCAAGCTGTGCCTCATCTGCCAGAACGCCGTGGACCCCGACAGTCGCCACCCGCTGAGCTGCTCCCACACCATCCACAGGGACTGCATCCGCATCTGGATCCAGTCCAGACCCCACAACGCCTGCCCCTTCTGTGCCACCAAGTGA
- the LOC131128360 gene encoding protein-lysine 6-oxidase-like isoform X3, translating to MRKSSSSASSAHEYDTRVLLRFPQRVKNQGTSDFLPSKPRYSWEWHSCHNHFHSMDEFSLYELLDAKTLQAVAEGHKASFCLEDTSCEAGYYRRYACTSHTQGLSPGCYDTYNADIDCQWIDITDVSPGKYILKVTVNPKQTVPEASFENNVVRCDVHYTGSAAHLSGCRASS from the exons atgaggaaaagcagcag TTCTGCGTCTTCCGCCCACGAATACGACACCAGGGTTCTCTTGAGGTTCCCTCAGCGCGTCAAGAACCAGGGGACATCCGACTTCCTGCCCAGCAAACCTCGCTACTCCTGGGAGTGGCACAGCTGTCACAA TCACTTTCACAGCATGGACGAGTTCAGCTTGTACGAGCTGCTGGACGCCAAGACGCTCCAGGCGGTGGCCGAGGGACACAAGGCCAGCTTCTGTCTGGAGGACACGTCCTGCGAGGCCGGATACTACCGACGCTACGCCTGCACCTCGCACACGCAG GGTTTGAGTCCCGGCTGCTACGACACCTACAACGCGGACATAGACTGTCAGTGGATCGACATCACCGACGTTTCTCCTGGGAAGTACATCCTGAAG GTGACCGTCAACCCCAAGCAGACTGTACCGGAAGCCAGCTTTGAAAACAACGTGGTCCGCTGTGACGTCCACTACACCGGAAGTGCTGCCCACTTGTCAGGGTGCCGGGCCAGCTCAtga
- the LOC131128360 gene encoding protein-lysine 6-oxidase-like isoform X1, whose translation MKESGVVACVLLLCILPTGSESQEASEGARRGLTWRHNGRVFSILSRASRYQPAGARSGGLLLLHANDTSLARAAPRPPAASGAAQLRAVVRQQQQQQPPPTRREDMMVGDDPYNPYKASNYYQYYNYYNSYYRPRTRTPHWHGYGTRYHQNGLPDLVPDAYYIQVASYIQRLPMYNLRCAAEENCLASSASSAHEYDTRVLLRFPQRVKNQGTSDFLPSKPRYSWEWHSCHNHFHSMDEFSLYELLDAKTLQAVAEGHKASFCLEDTSCEAGYYRRYACTSHTQGLSPGCYDTYNADIDCQWIDITDVSPGKYILKVTVNPKQTVPEASFENNVVRCDVHYTGSAAHLSGCRASS comes from the exons ATGAAGGAGTCGGGTGTCGTGGCGTGTGTGCTGCTGTTGTGTATTTtgccaacaggaagtgagtccCAGGAGGCGTCTGAGGGTGCGAGGCGAGGACTGACATGGCGACATAACGGCCGGGTCTTCAGCATCCTGAGCCGTGCGTCTCGCTATCAGCCGGCCGGCGCCAGGAGCGGCGGCCTCCTCCTGCTTCACGCCAACGACACCTCCTTGGCCCGGGCGGCCCCCCGCCCGCCCGCGGCCAGCGGTGCCGCTCAGTTACGAGCCGTGGTgcgtcagcagcagcagcagcagccgccgcCGACACGGCGGGAGGACATGATGGTGGGGGACGACCCGTACAACCCGTACAAGGCGTCCAACTACTACCagtactacaactactacaacTCCTACTACAGACCCAGAACCCGGACCCCACACTGGCACGGATACGGAACCAGGTACCATCAGAACG GTCTGCCTGACCTGGTTCCTGACGCCTACTACATCCAGGTGGCCTCCTACATCCAGAGGCTCCCCATGTACAACCTACGCTGTGCTGCCGAGGAGAACTGCCTCGCCTC TTCTGCGTCTTCCGCCCACGAATACGACACCAGGGTTCTCTTGAGGTTCCCTCAGCGCGTCAAGAACCAGGGGACATCCGACTTCCTGCCCAGCAAACCTCGCTACTCCTGGGAGTGGCACAGCTGTCACAA TCACTTTCACAGCATGGACGAGTTCAGCTTGTACGAGCTGCTGGACGCCAAGACGCTCCAGGCGGTGGCCGAGGGACACAAGGCCAGCTTCTGTCTGGAGGACACGTCCTGCGAGGCCGGATACTACCGACGCTACGCCTGCACCTCGCACACGCAG GGTTTGAGTCCCGGCTGCTACGACACCTACAACGCGGACATAGACTGTCAGTGGATCGACATCACCGACGTTTCTCCTGGGAAGTACATCCTGAAG GTGACCGTCAACCCCAAGCAGACTGTACCGGAAGCCAGCTTTGAAAACAACGTGGTCCGCTGTGACGTCCACTACACCGGAAGTGCTGCCCACTTGTCAGGGTGCCGGGCCAGCTCAtga